The Streptomyces puniciscabiei genomic interval AGGGAGCCCTTGACGGCGCGGCCGATGGGGGAGCGGGCGGTCGAGACGATGACGGCTTCGGGCATCACGGCTCCAGTGAGGGTTGTTTGAGCAGGGCCGGTTGGGAAGTTACCGCTACGTATGGCCCAGGTCACCCGTGTCGCGGTGTGACACTGACCGCAATTTACTAAGCGCTTGCTTTGGCCCGCGGCGGCTCAGCGGCACACCTCTGCCGTCACAAGGACGGACGCGCGGGCTCGGCCTCCGGTACCCGGCGTCGACGGCGCCGCTTGAGCAGCGCCCACGGCCCCCGCGGCCCCGTCGGCATCGCGGCCGCGACTTCGGTACCGGCCTCCGACGCCGCCTCGGCCGCCGCGCGAGCGACCGGCAGGAAGCCCTCGCGCCGCGACACGTCCGGCCGTTCCTCCTCCGCCGGCCACAGCCCCAGCGCCGCGCACACCGTCGGCAGCACCGCCATCGCCGCCGTCGCATAGCCCTCGGCGGAGGGGTGGTAGTTGTCGGGACCGAAGAGCTCCCGTGGGTTCGCCTCGAACTCCGGGCCCAGCAGGTCACCGAGGGACACGGTCCGGCCCCCCTGCTCCACCACCCCGATCGTCTGCGCCGCCGCCAGCTGCCGGGAGGCCCGGCGGGCCAGCCAGCGCAACGGCTGCTGCACCGGCTCGATCGTGCCGAGGTCGGGGCAGGTGCCGACCACCACCTCCGCACCGGCCGTGCGCAGCCGCCGTACCGCCGCCGACAGATGCCGAACCGAACGGGTCGGCGGCATCCGGTGGGTCACGTCGTTCGCCCCGATCATGATCACGCAGATGTCCGGGACGGGGAACGACGACGACAGCACCAGCGCCACCTGGCGGTCCAGGTCGTCGGACCGGGCGCCCGGCAGCGCCACGTTCCGCAGCTCCACCGGGCGTTCGGCCACCGCCGCCAGACCCGAGGCCAGCAGCGCGCCCGGGGTCTGGCCCGCCCGGTGCACGCCCTGCCCGGCCGCCGTGGAGTCGCCGAGCATGGTCAGGCGGAGAGGTGGTTCCCCGGGGATGTCGTACGCGTGGCCGTACACGCCGTCGGCGACCGGAACCCGGCCGCCGCTGTGGTTGCCCACATGGCGCCGGGCCAGCCGTACCTCCGCGAGCAGCAGCCCGACCGCGGCGGCGCCGACCAGCCCGACCCCGCCACCGCCGTACGCCGCTCCGGCCGCGATGCGCCGGGCCACTCTCGCCCTCGACATGCTCGTCATGCGTCGCCGCCACCTCCTCGTAGCCGTACACACAGTCCTTGCCCCGTACGGACCGTGCGTCAATCTCAACGGGGAGTGAACGGCCGCCTCGGCCACACACCTGGCCTTAGGCTGGCGACACCACTAAGACCACATCTCTTTTGCAGCAACCGGAGACAACGGTGCAATTCCACGACTCGATGATCAGCCTCGTCGGCAACACCCCGCTGGTGCGGCTCAACAACGTGACCAAGGGCATCCAGGCGACCGTCCTGGCCAAGGTGGAGTACTTCAACCCGGGCGGCTCCGTGAAGGACCGCATCGCCCTGCGCATGATCGAGGCCGCCGAGCAGAGCGGCGAGCTCAAGCCGGGCGGGACGATCGTCGAGCCGACCAGTGGCAACACCGGTGTGGGACTGGCCATCGTGGCCCAGCAGAAGGGGTACAAGTGCATCTTCGTGTGCCCCGACAAGGTCTCCACCGACAAGATCAACGTGCTGCGGGCCTACGGCGCCGAGGTCGTCGTGTGCCCGACCGCCGTCGCCCCTGAGCACCCGGACTCCTACTACAACGTCTCCGACCGGCTCGTCCGCGAGACCCCGGGCGCGTGGAAGCCCGACCAGTACTCCAACCCCAACAACCCGCTCTCGCACTACCACTCGACCGGCCCCGAGCTGTGGGAGCAGACCGAGGGGAAGATCACCCACTTCGTGGCGGGCGTGGGCACGGGCGGCACCATCTCCGGCACCGGCCGCTACCTGAAGGACGTCAGTGACGGCCGCGTCCGGGTCGTCGGCGCCGACCCCGAGGGCTCGGTGTACTCCGGCGGCTCCGGGCGGCCGTACCTGGTCGAGGGCGTGGGCGAGGACTTCTGGCCGACCGCCTACGACCGCACCGTCGCGGACGAGATCGTCGCCGTGTCCGACAAGGACTCGTTCCAGATGACCCGCCGGCTGGCCAAGGAGGAGGGGCTGCTGGTCGGCGGCTCCTGCGGGATGGCCGTCGTGGCGGCGCTGCGGGTGGCCGAGCGGCTGGGCCCGGACGACGTCGTGGTGGTGCTGCTTCCGGACAGCGGGCGCGGCTACCTCAGCAAGATCTTCAACGACGAGTGGATGGCCGACTACGGCTTCCTGGAGGACGAGGGCCCGAGCGCCCGCGTCGGCGACGTGCTCAGCGACAAGGCGGGCGGCATCATCCCCTCCCTGGTGCACATGCACCCGGAGGAGACCGTCGGCCAGGCCATCGAGGTGCTGCGCGAGTACGGCGTCTCGCAGATGCCGGTCGTCAAGCCGGGCGCCGGTCACCCGGACGTGATGGCCGCCGAGGTCGTCGGGTCCGTGGTGGAACGGGAGCTGCTGGACGCCCTGTTCAACAAGCGCGCCTCCCTCGACGACCCGCTGGAGAAGCACATGTCCGCCCCGCTTCCCCAGGTCGGCTCCGGCGAGCCGGTCGGCGACCTGATGTCCGTGCTCGGCTCGGCCGACGCGGCGATCGTCCTGGTCGAGGGCAAGCCGACCGGCGTGGTCAGCCGGCAGGACCTGCTGGCCTTCCTGGCCAAGGGGGGAAAGCAGTAGCGAACCCCGGGTGAACTGCGGGTTTACCGGCGCGATGTGAGGCGAGTCGGGGTTTGCGGAAGTGGTACGAGCGTGTCACGTGCGCGCAGCACCCGCTTAACAC includes:
- a CDS encoding cystathionine beta-synthase translates to MQFHDSMISLVGNTPLVRLNNVTKGIQATVLAKVEYFNPGGSVKDRIALRMIEAAEQSGELKPGGTIVEPTSGNTGVGLAIVAQQKGYKCIFVCPDKVSTDKINVLRAYGAEVVVCPTAVAPEHPDSYYNVSDRLVRETPGAWKPDQYSNPNNPLSHYHSTGPELWEQTEGKITHFVAGVGTGGTISGTGRYLKDVSDGRVRVVGADPEGSVYSGGSGRPYLVEGVGEDFWPTAYDRTVADEIVAVSDKDSFQMTRRLAKEEGLLVGGSCGMAVVAALRVAERLGPDDVVVVLLPDSGRGYLSKIFNDEWMADYGFLEDEGPSARVGDVLSDKAGGIIPSLVHMHPEETVGQAIEVLREYGVSQMPVVKPGAGHPDVMAAEVVGSVVERELLDALFNKRASLDDPLEKHMSAPLPQVGSGEPVGDLMSVLGSADAAIVLVEGKPTGVVSRQDLLAFLAKGGKQ
- a CDS encoding SGNH/GDSL hydrolase family protein, translated to MTSMSRARVARRIAAGAAYGGGGVGLVGAAAVGLLLAEVRLARRHVGNHSGGRVPVADGVYGHAYDIPGEPPLRLTMLGDSTAAGQGVHRAGQTPGALLASGLAAVAERPVELRNVALPGARSDDLDRQVALVLSSSFPVPDICVIMIGANDVTHRMPPTRSVRHLSAAVRRLRTAGAEVVVGTCPDLGTIEPVQQPLRWLARRASRQLAAAQTIGVVEQGGRTVSLGDLLGPEFEANPRELFGPDNYHPSAEGYATAAMAVLPTVCAALGLWPAEEERPDVSRREGFLPVARAAAEAASEAGTEVAAAMPTGPRGPWALLKRRRRRRVPEAEPARPSL